DNA sequence from the Perca fluviatilis chromosome 4, GENO_Pfluv_1.0, whole genome shotgun sequence genome:
CAGCGCAGACAGAGAAAAGGATGGAGGTCCAGGCCCCACTGACGGCTCTTTACATCCACACAGCACAGCCTGCAGCTGCCCGGGAGCCGGCCACACTCCATCTGGCCATGCCTCCACTTTACTCCAAGGAGACGCTTCCCTTTCTGACACTTCATATTGCTGGAGGACTGCAGTCTCAGCTGGGATTGAGTCTgccagctgctgctgcaccCAGACCCAAGTCGGCAGGAAAGCACATGTGTCCTCACTGTGGACGGGACTGTATGAAGCCCAGTGTGCTGGAGAAGCATCTCCGCTGCCACACTGGGGAGCGGCCTTACCCCTGCACCACTTGTGGAGTTTCCTTCAAGACTCAGAGCAACCTCTACAAACATAAGCGTACTCAGGCTCATGCCCGCCTCTCGTCTGAATCGGAGCAGAGCAGCGTAGACAACATGTCCAGCTCCAGTTTGTCTCTAGATGAGCGCAGCGAGAAGTCCGGCAGCATGGAAAAGGATGCCACACTACCTGCTGCTGAGATCACCTGTCCAGCCAGTGCTGCAAACGTCTACCCTGTAAAGACACAACGTTCTGTCAGTGAACAGAATGTGATGACCCCTGCAGGTCAGATAACAGAAGCAaatgaaagagaaggagaaaaacaGAGAATGGGAAATGAAAACCCTCCGCTGACTGCTAGTCGACATATTCCCCTTCAAAGACAAGAAGCCACTCTGTTCTCCAAGCAGTGGGAGAGCTCCGAATCCAGAAGAAAATCCCAGAGCCACGAGAGCACAGACTCAGGCTTCAGTGAGAGCAGTGAGCACTATCCGAGCCCTGGCAGCGTTTTACCTGACCACAGTATGGATTCCCTCACCGAGTCCACTAAGGAGCATCTTGAAGAAACCGCCAGCACAGAAACACCTTTGGCCCAAGGCCAGGATGGACAGGAACCCAAATGCACTGCAAGGGAGCAGGAGCAGAAGACACTGGAGGAGCGTATATCTAAGCTGATTTCAGAAAATACAGCTGTTGTGGAGGACAAACAGCTGGAGAATGTAAGGCCACGGAAGACAGTTCTGTCAAAGCAGGGTAGCATTGACCTCCCCATGCCGTACACGTACAAGGACTCCTTTCACTTTGATATGAGGATCAGTAAGACTCCCAATGTTGGGTTACaaagaaacaggaagcatgagTTCTACAGCTCTGTGCCCACTCAGCAATCCAACAGCATGGAGCATGCTCCCCTGACCCGCAGCAACTCCCTGCCTTTCAGCGTCACCCTCCTGCAGCCTGAGAGGAGCTGCCCAACCTCCTCCCATAACAGGGATTATGTAACACTTGTGCGGAGGGGAAGCTCCGGCCACATCAATCCAACAGGTTTCTCAATCAAGCCTGTAAACCAGCATTCATCCACCCATCGCCCACTGGTCCGGCAGACGGCCGTAGACGGCAACCACGCAACAGACGGTCTCTTCGTGAATTCATCTGTGGAGGAGGCGTGCACCAGCAGTCTCAGCTGCGATGGGGATGGTGGTGACATTTGCAGAGAGCCAAGCAACAGAAAGTTCCGGAGGAAGAAAGCACAGAAGTTTGCCTACAACAAGTGGTACATGTACGGGGGAGGGACATTTAAGAAGCTGTACAGTGCTGAGAAAGGTGGTGATGACAGTGTTATCAAAGGTAGGAAATGTTTGACAAACCCAGAGTATGAGGTTGTTCAGGGCCTGCAAAAAGTGAATAAGGAGACAGTAACAACAACAGGATCAACAATCACCTTCAACAGCAGCAGTGCAACTCTGTGTCATCCAGGCTGCCCTCCTGCCAAACTATCTCTGGTCTCTGCTGGGGATTTGAATCTAATAACTAGCCAGCTTCAGACATCATGCAGCTCTCTCAAGACTCCTCTCCAGAGAAACCTGTCTTTGTCAATACTGCCATTATCTTCAACTGGATCATCGGTTAGCCACCAAACATACAGCATGAGCAGAGCAGAACCTGGAAGAATGATCGATGAAGAAAAACATACTGACTCCACCTTGCAGCTCCGTGGAGCCCATATTCCCTCCGAcaggaaaaaacagaaaactgatGACAAAATACTTTGCCTTCTGGAGATTAAAACCGACCCAAACACACCAACTCATCCCCTTCCCTCTGTCGCTGGCAGTGCGCCTCAGCAGGACACAAATCTCAGTTATATCAACCTTCAAAAACATACTCAGTTAAAAGCAGCTCTCTTCCCAACATGCATAATCAATGCAAATACACCATCTGTTAGCACCTCGCCAGCCACTTCCACACCCTCCCCTGCCAAGGCCAGCTTCCTACCCAAGTACCAGCTTAGGTTACCTAATGCTGCTGAACCTGATTCAAATACTTCACCGCATGTTGTGGATAAACCGACTGGAACTTTCACCTCTGCTCTGTCATCTTCTCACACTGAGCAAACCTCACTCTCGTTCAAAACGTCTGATCCTGTCACCTCACCATTGATGCAGACTTGTGATATCAAAAAGACAAATGCTTTTAGCTCCACACAAGACCAGCTCTTCTTGCCTTGCACAGCCACAACCGTGTGTCAGGCTAAAACATCAAGACTAAGTCCAAATGCTGTAGAGCACAGGCAATTTGCAGCAAACACAATAACCACATCCTGCCTACAAAATGATCAGGCAGGATTATGCAGCACTTTAATACACACCCTTAAATCTGCACGGAGCTCAGCACCTATGCAGTTACCCAGACCTGATGCACCCTCGAACATCCCTGCAACACCTGCCGTAACCACAGCAAACAGTAAGTCATCTGGTGCTGACATTACAGCTTTCTCACAAGGtctaactaaccctaacccccccttgtcacacacacaatcaccaGCATCAGACCAGTTGAGCCGTATAAACAGTGCATACGGCAGCTCAAACACTCCGGTCGTTCCTTGTCACATTGTACCGTATAACCACATGCAGCCAGATTCTCAGAACGTGTTTCATGTTCACACAGCAGACCTCCAGATCTGCCTCCAAATCATATCTGATGAGCAGCTGGCTCTCATGGAACCCCAAATCGAGAGGCAAGCAGGTAGCGCCCTCTCACAGAGACGGGATGTGAAAGCAGTGGCCTCGGAAGTGATCCAGAATAAAGCTCAAAGCTCTGTCACCATGGAAAGTAGCAATGATGGAAGGGACCATCACCAGCAAGGACATCAACAGCAGGGGTACCAAAGTGAGTCCTTACCCACACTTgacatggaga
Encoded proteins:
- the znf831 gene encoding zinc finger protein 831; its protein translation is METGRPGLASVPVHISSVAAQTEKRMEVQAPLTALYIHTAQPAAAREPATLHLAMPPLYSKETLPFLTLHIAGGLQSQLGLSLPAAAAPRPKSAGKHMCPHCGRDCMKPSVLEKHLRCHTGERPYPCTTCGVSFKTQSNLYKHKRTQAHARLSSESEQSSVDNMSSSSLSLDERSEKSGSMEKDATLPAAEITCPASAANVYPVKTQRSVSEQNVMTPAGQITEANEREGEKQRMGNENPPLTASRHIPLQRQEATLFSKQWESSESRRKSQSHESTDSGFSESSEHYPSPGSVLPDHSMDSLTESTKEHLEETASTETPLAQGQDGQEPKCTAREQEQKTLEERISKLISENTAVVEDKQLENVRPRKTVLSKQGSIDLPMPYTYKDSFHFDMRISKTPNVGLQRNRKHEFYSSVPTQQSNSMEHAPLTRSNSLPFSVTLLQPERSCPTSSHNRDYVTLVRRGSSGHINPTGFSIKPVNQHSSTHRPLVRQTAVDGNHATDGLFVNSSVEEACTSSLSCDGDGGDICREPSNRKFRRKKAQKFAYNKWYMYGGGTFKKLYSAEKGGDDSVIKGRKCLTNPEYEVVQGLQKVNKETVTTTGSTITFNSSSATLCHPGCPPAKLSLVSAGDLNLITSQLQTSCSSLKTPLQRNLSLSILPLSSTGSSVSHQTYSMSRAEPGRMIDEEKHTDSTLQLRGAHIPSDRKKQKTDDKILCLLEIKTDPNTPTHPLPSVAGSAPQQDTNLSYINLQKHTQLKAALFPTCIINANTPSVSTSPATSTPSPAKASFLPKYQLRLPNAAEPDSNTSPHVVDKPTGTFTSALSSSHTEQTSLSFKTSDPVTSPLMQTCDIKKTNAFSSTQDQLFLPCTATTVCQAKTSRLSPNAVEHRQFAANTITTSCLQNDQAGLCSTLIHTLKSARSSAPMQLPRPDAPSNIPATPAVTTANSKSSGADITAFSQGLTNPNPPLSHTQSPASDQLSRINSAYGSSNTPVVPCHIVPYNHMQPDSQNVFHVHTADLQICLQIISDEQLALMEPQIERQAGSALSQRRDVKAVASEVIQNKAQSSVTMESSNDGRDHHQQGHQQQGYQSESLPTLDMERKKTPLSAQIGKAEPNLPLTKDRISTQATVSVQSTPLEALGSSLRPHQYAHVNTFTVTQSSTGDIMSTAASLKGVKSGRSHTSEEEHALSLNRCAEEQLLRDRRVSQGGLAFQTLSGQHKLSGTSLSHFKNQAASCNVGTMKSTGKAFAYGSSRLENGETHPPLQVGLSQASGAAGADELSGSVSSISINKCKASRQLNSQATIYGSNSLESTLSEAFISMKHANMGCDRVGPSEDSQEMTLSELQDLNSSTHSEKQLAHFISMSSNISLEGPKDITAVLTSIQSAPAEGPPLAQTLGHREAPGHPDCRPRKSQEDGRTNVQCMEGRGGGGVAGEDKNREVETDEVPGQWDKAKSNCTYTCLADMTKPEGEDRRVKVDSFKDSWLSEQHLHNLSQTHSGMSEYPPQSPHQAPSKSNNLNHCASSSQKSLFNSPQAPLDMNNLYFSQQHWESSILHNQQTQILCESNSSQGIRAQAPLTETQHALSQIESSPQQTPTCSHQDQQQSNISANNIPAVSSSVSPDVNTSPSTHPSHFVYSVRVSRAAAGLTGEMSSESFTSPEPDDYQDTKDTAATDCTSQSSDITNKCHSFYLSGQLCGYEPECPPSGVRPVQSCLEYTEDTSSSDDEGKLIIEL